AATTAATCTTCTCATTTGAATCAACTTCAGCAGTAAGCTTGCAGGTTTCCTCATCACTCCAGAAGCTCAGCGAGGCTGTAAGGGCAACATTATCGGAATTTGAATCAGTAGTTCAAAAGGACTCATCCAAAACACTGGTCACAGGCGGAGGAATTCACCCGCTGACCGAATCAGCAATGAACTATATCTCTTCCCTAGCTAATTACAGTGGAGTCCTCTCCGAAATCCTCGCTGACTGGCCGCTACCAGTACAATCACCATTCCCAGAGTCCTATTTCGACAGTCCAAAATCCATTGACAACCCACCATCCGCCATGGCCATGCGTCTAGCTTGGCTCATACTTGTACTCCTATGCAGGCTAGACTGCAAAGCTGAGCTGTACAAAGACATTGGGCTCTCATACCTCTTCCTCGCCAATAATCTCCATTTCGTTTTGGAAAAAGTCCGTACATCCAACCTGCGGTACCTCCTGGGGGAGGAGTGGATATCAAAGCATGAAAAGAAAGTTAAACAATACAGTGCCAGCTACGAAGTCATGGGATGGACTAAAGTTTTCTCCTCTCTACCTGAGAATAATTCTCAGGCGCCCATGTCGCCGGAGGATGTAAAGGAGTGCTTTGGGAGATTCAACTTGGCTTTCGAAGAAGCGTGTCGGAAACAAACCTCATGGGTTGTGCAAGATGGGAAGCTCAGGGACGACATCAAGGTATCCATTGCCAAGAAACTGGTGCCGGCGTACGGTGAGTTTTATGAGAAATATTTGGGCATGTTGGACGGGGAGACGAATTTGGAGGTTTTGGTGAGGTTTTCACCTGATGATTTGGGAAATTACTTGTCGTACTTGTTGCACGGAACTGCCATCTCAGGgagttcatcatcatcatcatcctcttcTTCATCACAGAAGTCCGGCCGGGCCCGATGAAACCATACACACACAAAATAATGTGTACCGTTTTGATGTCTGATGGATGTTTCAGGCTTCTCTTCAGCTAGATTTTCAGTATGTTCATCACAAGTTCTATATACAACTGTTTTCTGATGGGTATAAAGATTTTGAGCAATAAGAAAAACTTCAGAATGCAACTCAATTCCGTTGGAAATGAATAAATTCAGCTAAAAtagtttaatttcaatttctatgTTTAATCAATATTGGATCGGAAAGTTTTTAACCAACCAGAACCAGGTCTGGGTTTTGAGTTGATTCTTGCTCTTTCTGTTTCAAGCTTCATTTCAGTCAACCATTGGCAATTCAGAAGGGGAAAAGGGGTTGACTTTCTAGTTGCAGGTTTCATTCATTTTCCACTAAAAGCAAAGGGAGAGTTTGAGAGAAATTgggtggaaagaaagaaaacagggcagaaaattacaagaaaagaaaaattaaagaaaaataaaaaaaatagattttaaagttaataatatatatatatatatatatatataaattcattttatttaattttattatataaatattaaataattttaaaatatataaattcttaattaattttaatttttttttcttattttctacaaTGAAACCAAATAGGAGAAAATAGTTTGAttcctaaaaatattaagaaaaaaaaatgtaagaaaatttatcttctcatatttggttataatataagaaatattttcaaaaatatataattcaaatttattataaacttatgtctttttaaagttatttgatatttataagaaaaagctaaaaatgattttgatataatatataaaaataatttattaattttaaatttatttatttttattttttcttttttttttttatttcttttgtttacatttttttctcaaattttaccttaatactttttggaaatcaaacataatgaaaGGATTTCCcttcttttacttttctctttttttttttttcttttttttttttaccttttcttttttaaactaaattatGGTCCTAAAAACCATAGCAGAAAAGTTCTCATAATATAGACTAAAACGGCATAGGATGTCAACGTTATGAGTGGGATAAGTAAATGCTCACCGTCCGGGATCAAGGCTCCCTGTCCTTAATTTATTCGTCATCCTGCCTCATTCCTTAGATTAGGTGGGAGAGGGATAGAGAATCTCCGTTGGCCCAGGCAACAAATTTGATATTTCCCATGGACGAGAATCCccattagtattattttttaaaaacattaaattatatataacatattattgttaaaattttatgaataaaaaaaaattatatacataaTCAGGGTGGTTTGGGGCCGAGAACAGGGTTTTGTTCACGCCTCATCCCTGATTTGGGTTTTTTAAACTTTTGCCGTCCCGACCCTGACCCAGTCCCAGACCCAGATTATTATTTCCCATTGCCAGTCCCATTAGGGATTCACCCAATAGGTATTTTTGTCATCCCTATGGAAAGATGGCCTTGCTAGAGAAACACCACTTGCTGGACATGGGCTGTTAGGTATTTATAGTTAATACTTTGCTCAGCAAAACGGGGCCTTTGTCAAGGAAATAGTCAAACTTATTTTTGAAGAGCTATGGACACACAAACACACTATGCTATGATTGATACACATCAGCCAAAAAGCCTTCGAAAATTTCTGCAATTGCATAAAAAAGATATAGAGCCTTGTGAACTATTCTAAGAAGGGAGACATAAGTTAACATAAAGATTTCAGCAATGCCATGCTACTGCTATGCACTTGTCATTAGCTCTGCTGGCCTGGGAATGGCTTGCCAACCGGTACAAACTTGGAGCACACTTTTCAGAGAATCTGAGGCCATTTCCATCGTCCATGTCGGGTAATATTCACTTGGATGGAATATGCATTCTTCACCAATTCCTGTTAATAAGCATGATTGAGCTCCATTCAGGAACAAGTCCCCTTCAGACCTTATTAATCCAGACTTTGCCTCCTCCATGTCTGCTGCCTATCAAGAGTGTCATAACAACCGGAAGTTGAATCAAACATTGTTAATGGCCACCAGCAAAAAATCTGTCTTCACAAACAATCTCGTCGTGTTAGAAAACATTGCATTGAACAAAAAGAGTTATACATTCTTCAGTAACCCATAAGAAGCTATTGATTTGTTCAGAGATACTGAAGTATATCTTATAATTCTTAATTGTTGGTACCAAAAAGAAAGCAGGTGATCGAGTAGCACGGTGATCAAAGCAGGTTCACTGAATGCCTGACTACACTTATTCTTGATTCTTCATAGTGTTTGGTACTCCATGGTGTATGGTAGTGAATAAGACTGTCTACTTTCTGGCTACTGCTTAAAACTATGTAAATGAACATCACACAGTGAACACCACAAGATCATGGTGGAAGCaaataccaaataaataaataaaaattacttctaATTATCTGATGCTTCCCTTGTTGAATGGTGCCCTTTTAGACTTTTGTTTTCCATCTGTAAATGGTCTTCTAAACCTACAGAATCGACTCAAAAATGTCTGCGGCATTGCCCACTTGGAGAAATCGAAGCACAAAGctttcaagaaaaaattgacAACAGGGAAATAATATTCATTGTAAGTTTAAATGCACCATATCGAAATAGAAATACATTGAATAGAGAATATCATGAAACCTGCATCTTTATCCATGAAAGTTTATGGCATCAATAATTTGGTTCATAACATATCCATGTAGGAACCTAAAACAGTCATGCAGTATGTCAGCAATGCGGTAGAAAGGAGAGGAATTTAATTTACCATCtctgtataatatttaaaagccACTTTCTTCTCTCCTGCTTCATAGATGTTGTTTTGGGAGTATATCTGATAGCAATaaaaataccaagaaaaatgTAACAGATTTCAATTacataataaaagataaaatcttTATGCCCTGCAAAGAACATAATGTACAGAGACATCAATACTTTTAAGGTATTAAGATATCATTTACCTGTGATTCAACACTAGCACAAACAGCATACACACTCCAATTTCTGGTGTAATTGTTATACAGATGAACTTTTCCAAACCTAACACGAGGCTGCCTTTGCCGCGTTCCATCAAAAAAACAATGGTGAATGGTCACCCGGATGCATCTGTCCCCAATGTGAGAAGGGTCTGCTCCAATAAGCATTGTCTTGTCATGTTGTGAGAAGTAACATCTGGTAGCCAAAAGTGATCCATCAGAGTCCAACTTTCGCTCGcatattcaattcaatttgtgATATGCAAGAACCAACCCACCTAGAAACTGTAATATCTGTGCTTTGGCGGGTGATATCTATAAGTCCATCATCATAATCATGCAGGCTGCATCGGTCTATCCATATGTGTCTagaatttggttttatttgaaTGCCATCAACATCATGTCCTCTACCACCTTCAAATTCCAGGTTGCATATGATTATGTGCTCACATTCTTTGAGTCTCAGGCCCTTGCCTGTGAACTTTATCCTTTGGCCCCGGCCATCAACCGTCTTATAAGATGATACACTCAAGTAGGATGAAAGATTAATGGTGCctgaaatttcaaaaacaatCCAAAGTGGTTCTTGTCTACGGCAGCCCTCACGAAGTGATCCTGGTCCATCATCTACAAACAGAAACCGGACCTTGAATTTATGAAAGAATGGTTGCTCATAATCTACATACTATTTCTGAAACCATTACATAGTTGCTCATGACTCCATCAATGTCACTATAGCAAATATTTTTCGACAACAAGCCTTTAGATATGGGTGGTCCAAAATTCAATCATCACCAAAGTCGTTCTAACATTTCAAAAACGAATTGAAAATTTCATAATCATAAGAATCTAAATCTTCTTACCAATAAAAAGAcaagaaggaaaaatattagAGCTCTTCGGTTACATCCGGCATTCATCAGTCTCAAATGAATCACCAATCAGGAAGAGTGATTTAAGTTAAAGAAACGacttttcatatcatttttttttttttttttttttaaatgctcaATGtggaaaaattaaattgattcaaATTGAAAGTTCTCAAAATCAGAAAGCAACTTGAAATTGGGGCAAGAAATCTCTAATTCAACAGAGTCATGTGAATGGGAAATAAGGCTTTATGCTTGTTCAAAACGGGcaattttccaaaatcttaGGCATTCTTATTTCCTCGACATCAAAAGTTTTCTAGAAACTCTCAAATCAAGCTCCAAACCCCATTAGTTCCTCCGTCAATACTCCCATGGCACCAATTAACGCATTCAAATTGCTAGGAGACACATCATGGAAACCGCCGTTGTCAATAAAATATTCATACCTAACGCTAAACCTAgtcataaaaaattcaataagaATGGAAGGCAAAGAGAAGAGGACCGGCCAATGTAGTGACGGAATAGATGGGGCCATGGAGGCCGCCGATGGCCAATCGGCCGAATCCCTCAGCCTTTCCGGCGAGATCTCTGAGGTTGGAATCGACATCGGCGTAGGGCAGCGAAGCCATCTTCGTCTTTCTTCAGCTTTGAATCTTAGTCTCTGACAATGGCGCTTGGCGGGTGCGCTTTATAGGCCGTTAGGCCGTTGGATCTGCGGTTTGTGGGCCGGTCACTTAGGGCCACATATTGCTAAACCACACCTTCATTTTGGAGGACCCAGTCTCTATGGGCCCATAAAACAAGCAATTTACAAATTAGAAGATGTTCTTTACATAATAGCTGATTTATTGGAAGTAATTAACCTTTTTATGccaatttttttcccaataaaAATTAGACAAGGCTGTTTGGCTTGCAAAATAgtaatattttaacatatttgtagaaatataaaataaacaaaaagtatataaagaaaaattattttatttaaatctactttttattttatttttctttttctttttttattattatttcttatctttGAACATTTCTTAGAAAAGGAAGAGAAGTTTTCTATACTTGTCACAAGAaggatatttgaaaaaattcttAGATGAGTTTGGTAGGCATGATGCTAAGTCAATTAGCACTCCATCAGAACACATTTTGGATTCTCattaatataatcaaacatTGAAGCAAAAGAAAGGTATATATGAGTACTATGTCATATTCAAGTGCCATAGGAAGTTTGATGTATGTCATGGTTTATACAAGACCAAATATAGCACTTCAGTAAGCTTGGTGAGTAGGTTGATTGCTAATCTCGTGGAAAGCCATAGATTGACATCTAAGTGAGTTGTAAGGTATTTGGAAGGAACTCAAAAGGTTGGTTCGACATATAACATGTCACGGGGTGTTCACCAAGAAATATCTAGATATATTGATTTAGATTTTGCAAGTGATATTGATAAGAAGATCACTAATAAGACATATCTTTACTTAATTTGTATAGTAATATGATAAGTTGAAAAATGAATCTTCAATTAACAAGAACACTTTCAACTTGTGAAGTCAAATATAAAGCTCTTACAAAAGCCATAAAataaagctatatatatataaggttaaGGGTTTGGTAAATGAGTTGGAAGGTCATCTTGAGATGAATGTTGTAGTGTTCCAATCAAAGAGTTATCCATCTCTCAAAAAATCAGATGTTCTACGATAGAAAAAGCACATTGACACAAGACTTAACTTCATCTAAAGACATTATAGCTTAGAGATCAATGGAGATCAAGAAGGTATCTAGACGTAGGTAATTTGACATGTACATTTAATTAGAAGAATCTCATGCAATTAGTGATTTGGTCATGCCCATGGATGTATAGGAATTTCCAAACTACGTAAATTATTTGTCTTATGTGTTTGTTGTGTTGTTTTGATTAATTGTCTCTCTTCCTCAAGACTCTTGCTATGATTTTCTAggctattttattaattaaaaacatatttggcAAGTGCTTGAGGAAAAActaaagataaaattgaaagaaattttatattgCATGGTACTCATTTTTAGCCCAAGTTTTCCTCTTCCATTaattttgatgattattttaatCTAATTGTGTTTAAGCTTCTTTGCTTTAGTTTTTTAAGGATTTTAATATGTCAATAGCTAAGGAAAATCAAAGACACATCATGGAGTTTTTCATCAAGTTGAAGACCAATTGATTccttgaaaattcaaaattttcttctcaCCTTCCATATCTTGAATGACCTAAACCAAACCAGTTCAGAGCCTAAACCGAACCCTACTTTTTGGACGGTAAAAGAACATAGACGCCTATTGCCTTGTTTTGGTTGGTCTGATAGATATAAGTTGCTTTCAGTCGAGTAAAGGTCAATTGTGATTGCCATGGCCTTTCATCAATGcaacttcttttctttcttcagttTTAGGGTAAGCCCAAGGACCAAAAGGAATCAAGTTATGTCCAAGCTCTTCAAGCAGGAGGGGGAAGAATCAAATCAATTTAAGGTGGGTGGACATTAAATTTTTAGATAGAGGCAGATCCCACGCAGAAGTGATAACTCAATGTTCCTCCCAAAACAACACTAGTTAGTGGATGACACCTGCAATACAGGTGCCCCTCATACatctgcatttttttttggcTCCAATAACTCAGAATTTGTTAGAGTGATGTGATCTGGGAAAAGAAGCTCAAGATCAATGAGATTAAGCATCTTTCTGATCTGGGTTTGATTTCATAACTTAGGAAAAGTTATTGATAATGAAGCCAACCTAGCATTCAATTCACACACAATATTTTCTTAGTTTAACCATTCCCAATTGTCAAGAAAATTTACTAAAACCAGTGAGATTCCAGTGTGCGG
This DNA window, taken from Vitis riparia cultivar Riparia Gloire de Montpellier isolate 1030 chromosome 13, EGFV_Vit.rip_1.0, whole genome shotgun sequence, encodes the following:
- the LOC117927773 gene encoding probable pectate lyase 4 isoform X1 codes for the protein MASLPYADVDSNLRDLAGKAEGFGRLAIGGLHGPIYSVTTLADDGPGSLREGCRRQEPLWIVFEISGTINLSSYLSVSSYKTVDGRGQRIKFTGKGLRLKECEHIIICNLEFEGGRGHDVDGIQIKPNSRHIWIDRCSLHDYDDGLIDITRQSTDITVSRCYFSQHDKTMLIGADPSHIGDRCIRVTIHHCFFDGTRQRQPRVRFGKVHLYNNYTRNWSVYAVCASVESQIYSQNNIYEAGEKKVAFKYYTEMAADMEEAKSGLIRSEGDLFLNGAQSCLLTGIGEECIFHPSEYYPTWTMEMASDSLKSVLQVCTGWQAIPRPAELMTSA
- the LOC117927773 gene encoding probable pectate lyase 4 isoform X2, whose protein sequence is MASLPYADVDSNLRDLAGKAEGFGRLAIGGLHGPIYSVTTLADDGPGSLREGCRRQEPLWIVFEISGTINLSSYLSVSSYKTVDGRGQRIKFTGKGLRLKECEHIIICNLEFEGGRGHDVDGIQIKPNSRHIWIDRCSLHDYDDGLIDITRQSTDITVSRCYFSQHDKTMLIGADPSHIGDRCIRVTIHHCFFDGTRQRQPRVRFGKVHLYNNYTRNWSVYAVCASVESQIYSQNNIYEAGEKKVAFKYYTEMIFCWWPLTMFDSTSGCYDTLDRQQTWRRQSLD
- the LOC117927773 gene encoding probable pectate lyase 4 isoform X4 produces the protein MASLPYADVDSNLRDLAGKAEGFGRLAIGGLHGPIYSVTTLADDGPGSLREGCRRQEPLWIVFEISGTINLSSYLSVSSYKTVDGRGQRIKFTGKGLRLKECEHIIICNLEFEGGRGHDVDGIQIKPNSRHIWIDRCSLHDYDDGLIDITRQSTDITVSRCYFSQHDKTMLIGADPSHIGDRCIRVTIHHCFFDGTRQRQPRVRFGKVHLYNNYTRNWSVYAVCASVESQIYSQNNIYEAGEKKVAFKYYTEMTDFLLVAINNV
- the LOC117927773 gene encoding probable pectate lyase 4 isoform X3, producing the protein MASLPYADVDSNLRDLAGKAEGFGRLAIGGLHGPIYSVTTLADDGPGSLREGCRRQEPLWIVFEISGTINLSSYLSVSSYKTVDGRGQRIKFTGKGLRLKECEHIIICNLEFEGGRGHDVDGIQIKPNSRHIWIDRCSLHDYDDGLIDITRQSTDITVSRCYFSQHDKTMLIGADPSHIGDRCIRVTIHHCFFDGTRQRQPRVRFGKVHLYNNYTRNWSVYAVCASVESQIYSQNNIYEAGEKKVAFKYYTEMLCASISPSGQCRRHF